The genomic stretch TACCTATTAAAAATGTATATGACGGAAGAAGATACGATACTGTCAGTGTGGTTATCACTTGTGAAACATTAGCTCTTTTTGTTGTAGCAATGGAAGCTGCTAAAAAGACTATAATTACCAGCATAAAAAGCTTAAAAATTTGGTTTGAAAAAAGGGTAATGATAAGCCTTACCAGTCTTAAATTCTCTAAATCAGATTTTATCCTGTCTGTGAAAAATACAAGACCTGCTTCCCCTGGCATAATTTCATACCCTTTTCTTATCTGAAGGTAAACATAGATTGTAAAAAGTGCAATATATATCAAAAACACTACTATTCCTGCTACAAAATTGTTAAGAAGCGAAATGTTCTGAACAAAATAAAGTGGATTTGTAAAAAGGTGTTTACACACATTCTCTTTCTTGTACACAGCACATACACATCCTTTTTCCTAAATTGCTCTTAAAACTATCCCTTTTTTGTCAGCCAGGAAGTTGCCGGATGTAATATCCGAAACGTTCTTTATAAACTCATCCACCTCTTCTTTTTTGATTGCCAGCAACAAATCTACAACTTGCGAATATTCAATCTTTTCTATCTTTGTATTAAATCTTGAAGCAAGCCATTTAATTTTCTCAAAATCATAATATTCTACACTCAGTAAAACCTCTTCACACTCATGATACTCCAAAATACCTGCTTTTTCAAGCCCAAGGCTGGCTGCTTGTGTATATGCCCTGACAAGTCCTGACGCACCCAGCAGGATTCCGCCAAAATAGCGTGTTACTATAATCAGAACATTTGAAACATTATTCTTTCTTATTACCTCCATGACAGGAAGCCCGGCTGTTCCCTGTGGCTCACCATCATCCGAATATTTCTGTACAGGATATTCAATGCCATAGGTATACGCATACACGTTATGTGTTGCATTATAAAACTCTTTTCTGACCTTGTCAAGGAAGGTATTAACCTCATACTGATTTTCTACCCTGAAAACTGATGCAATGAACCTTGACTTTTTTTCAACAAATTCTACTCGGACATTTTGTGCAACGGTTTTAAATCCCATTTTTTATTTTAAGCCCCTTTGCCCTAATTAATTATATAACTATTTCTACATCAAAAAGGGCTGTCATTTTATGTTAAATTAAATGACAGCCCGTCAAAATTTTGTACCATATATATTATAAATTGTGATTTAAATATTCACAAGCTGTTTGTACTGTTCATACGCACAAGATGCCAGAGCCTTGTCTTGGCTGTAAGTAATCTTCTGGATAGCCTCTTCAATGTCAAAATATCCAGCATCAAAAACGTTTTCTTCCTTGTTCTCTTTTAAAAATTCTGGAGATTTTGCTTCCATAATATACCATATAATCTTGTTACAAACTGGTCTCTGACGTGTGACAGAATAGAACTCATAGCTTGTTTGACCTGCTGTAGAGAGAATTGAAGCATCAATCCCAACTTCTTCCTTAACCCTTCTTACCGCAACTTCGGGCGCAATCTCGCCGTTTCGAATAACACCTTTTGGAAACACCCATTCGCCCTTCTCGTTCTTCATGATAAAGATTTTTCCCTGGTAGAACACAACTCCACCAGCACAATTACGGATAAGCAATGCGGACAACCCCTTTCTTTTATTTTAATAAAAATTTCCCCCTACTTTAATAATACCCTCTTTGTTCACCATATTCAACAAATTTCATATAATTAAATCCTCTCAACAATCATATCAAGTAAAGTGCTAATGCCTCTGCCATCCTGAGCAGAGATAAAAACATGTGGAAGATTGTCAAACACATCTATACTTGAAAGGTCAACTTTATCTATCTTGTTATAAACCCTTATAACAGGGATATTTTCTGCTCCAAGCTGTTTTAGCAAATCCTCAGATACTTTTATGTGGTCATAATAATATGGGTCAGAAATATCTACAACGTTCAGTATAAGGTTTGAATACTTGACCTCTTCTAATGTCGAGGAAAATGCCTCAACAAGATGATGCGGCAAGTTTCTTATAAACCCAACAGTATCTGTGAGCAAAAATTCTTTGCCCTTGTGGTACACTCGTCTTGTTGTAGTATCAAGTGTTGCAAATAGTTTATCTTCTATTAGAACATCTGCTTTTGAGATTCTGTTCATGAGTGTAGACTTGCCTGCGTTTGTGTAACCAATTATTGAGACCACCGGCACCTGATTCTCTATTCTGCTTTTTCTTTGTACTTCTCTGTTTTTTTTCACCTTTTCAAGCTCCTTTTTTATCTCTTCAATCCTACGCTGGATATGTCTCCTGTCAATCTCAAGCTTGGTTTCACCAGGCCCTCTTGTTCCTATTCCACCACCAAGTCTTGAAAGTAGCACTCCAGTCCCACGCAGGCGCGGAAGCAAGGTCAAAAGCTGTGCAAGTTCTACTTGAAGTTTTCCCTCTTTGGTCCTTGCACGCCTTGCAAATATGTCAAGTATAACATCAGTTCTATCTATCACTTTTCTCAAAAGCAGTTCTTCTAAGTTTTTTATCTGAGCAGGCGAAAGTTCTCTGTTGAATATCACAACGTCAATGTCTTTTTGCTGACAGATAGAAAGTATCTCTTCTGCCTTACCCCTTCCTATAAAATACGCAGGGTCTATGCTCCTTCTTACCTGTACCACCTTGTCAACAACTTTAACCCCTGCTGTCTTGCACAGGTTCTCAAGCTCTTCTAAAAGGTGTCTGTCAAGCTCAGATGAACTCTTTGACCACACATCAACAAGTAAAGCTCTCTCTTCTTCTGCAAAAATCTCGTGAATTTTTTCTCTTTCCCTCTGTTTTTCATCTACTTCTGATATCTTGGATGAAATATCAAGATTGTAAAAATATTCTATTCTGTGCGGTCCAATCGTTTCAACCTCTTTTAAATACCTTCCCCAAAAAGCTATTGTAGCTTCTTCTGTCTTGAGAGAGATTGTCATTACATAGTCATACTTTTTCATTATAAGTGTAGAAAGTTCAGATATTGAAGGATGTGATAAAGAAGATAATCTTGTAAAGATTAACGCTGCTTTTTTAGGGAAAGAGTCCTGATTTTCCAATTCATCAAACTCCTTTTTTTCTATTAGAACCTCTTCAATTCTTCCTTTTCTATTCAAAGCAATTGCTATTTCTTTATTAAGATTTGTCGAAAATTCTTTCAATGTATTATAAATAAACTCATCAATCATATATTCTTCTGTCTGATAGGACTTGAGTTTTTGAATCATATTGTGGTAATACTCTCTTATTCGTGGCATAGAATTTGTTAAAAACACCTCCTTGATGTGCATTCACTTGGAAAAAATCTTTTGAGCCAAAAAAAGCCCAAACCTAAGTTTAAAAAGCTTTAAAGCTTTTCTGACCTTAGGCTTGGGCTTTTTTGATTATTCAATTATTGTTGTAACAGAACCTGCACCAACAGTTCTTCCGCCTTCGCGGATAGCAAATCTGAGTCCTGACTCAATAGCAATTGGAGAGATAAGTTCAACTGTCATTTCAACGTTGTCGCCAGGCATGCACATCTCTACACCCTCTGGTAGTGTGATTGTTCCTGTAACGTCTGTTGTTCTGAAATAAAACTGTGGTCTGTAACCATTGAAGAATGGTGTATGTCTTCCACCTTCTTCTTTTGTCAAGACGTAAACCTGTGCTTTGAACTTTGTATGAGGTTTAATTGTGCCTGGCTTTGCAAGAACCTGAC from Caldicellulosiruptor kronotskyensis 2002 encodes the following:
- a CDS encoding YigZ family protein, encoding MGFKTVAQNVRVEFVEKKSRFIASVFRVENQYEVNTFLDKVRKEFYNATHNVYAYTYGIEYPVQKYSDDGEPQGTAGLPVMEVIRKNNVSNVLIIVTRYFGGILLGASGLVRAYTQAASLGLEKAGILEYHECEEVLLSVEYYDFEKIKWLASRFNTKIEKIEYSQVVDLLLAIKKEEVDEFIKNVSDITSGNFLADKKGIVLRAI
- the hflX gene encoding GTPase HflX, with the translated sequence MIQKLKSYQTEEYMIDEFIYNTLKEFSTNLNKEIAIALNRKGRIEEVLIEKKEFDELENQDSFPKKAALIFTRLSSLSHPSISELSTLIMKKYDYVMTISLKTEEATIAFWGRYLKEVETIGPHRIEYFYNLDISSKISEVDEKQREREKIHEIFAEEERALLVDVWSKSSSELDRHLLEELENLCKTAGVKVVDKVVQVRRSIDPAYFIGRGKAEEILSICQQKDIDVVIFNRELSPAQIKNLEELLLRKVIDRTDVILDIFARRARTKEGKLQVELAQLLTLLPRLRGTGVLLSRLGGGIGTRGPGETKLEIDRRHIQRRIEEIKKELEKVKKNREVQRKSRIENQVPVVSIIGYTNAGKSTLMNRISKADVLIEDKLFATLDTTTRRVYHKGKEFLLTDTVGFIRNLPHHLVEAFSSTLEEVKYSNLILNVVDISDPYYYDHIKVSEDLLKQLGAENIPVIRVYNKIDKVDLSSIDVFDNLPHVFISAQDGRGISTLLDMIVERI
- a CDS encoding NUDIX hydrolase; its protein translation is MLIRNCAGGVVFYQGKIFIMKNEKGEWVFPKGVIRNGEIAPEVAVRRVKEEVGIDASILSTAGQTSYEFYSVTRQRPVCNKIIWYIMEAKSPEFLKENKEENVFDAGYFDIEEAIQKITYSQDKALASCAYEQYKQLVNI